Part of the Nocardia farcinica genome, AGGATGGGTCGTATCGCCATGCCGCCGAGGGTACTCAAAACCGAGTAGTCGTGTCAGACTAGGAGCATGAACGAGACGCGGTTGTTCGTGCTGGCGGCGCTGGCCAAGCGCGGACCGATGCACGGGCACCAGCTGCGGCGCGACGCGCGGTTGGATCGCGCGGATCTGTGGTCGCGCGTGCGGCCCGGCTCGCTGTACAGCGCACTGCACCGGATGGCCGACGAAGGCCTGATCCGCCCGTTGCGCACCGAGCAGTCCGGTGCCCTGCCCGCTCGCACCGTGTACGAGATCACCGGCGAGGGGCACCGAGAGCTGCGCGCCCTGCGCGACGAGGCGTTCAGCGAGGTCGACATCCGCCCGGATCCCGTCGATCTGGCGTTGGCGGTGAGCGAGGATCTGGACGGGGAGCTGCTGCGCGGCTACGTCGAAGACCGCCTGGCAGCCCTGCGCGCCCGCCGATCCACCCTCGAGCACCAGCTCGACCGCCGCTGGCCCGACCAGACCGCGGCCGACGATCTCGTGGTCGAGCACGCCACGCTGCGCATCCAGGCCGAGATCGACTGGCACGAAAAGGTTCTCGCCCACATCGACAAACTCGACACCGCAGCGGCGGCCGACCGACAGCCCTAGGGCGCGGGGATCAAATCCGATCTGATTCAGATGGCCGATGAGCGGAGCGTCGCAAGTCGCACCGTCGGTGACGGAGCGTAACCTCGGTCCGGTGGCAGTGAGCAAGGCACGACGCCCCCGGGTCGTGATGATGTGCGGGCCGGCTGGTGCCGGCAAGACCACCTATGCCAAGCGCCTGGAGCGCGACGGTTGGACGCGTTTGTCGTTCGAGGTGGAGTTCTGGGATCGCGGAATCACGACGATGCCCTCCGCCGAAGTGGTGGCCGACGTGGCAGCAGACCTGAAGGCGCGGTTGCTGCGTCACGTCGCGGCGGGGGATGATGTCGTGCTCGACTTCGGATTCTGGTTCCGGCGTCAACGCGACGAGTTCCGCGCGCTGCTCGCGCCCCAGGGCATCGTGCCGCAGACTGTTTACCTCGCGACAAGTCTCGAGACCATCCTGAGCCGAGTCGGTGATCGGCACGGCAGGCAGGCCGACGATTGGCCGCTCACCGAGCAGACGGCGACGGAGTACTTCGAGCGGTTCGAGCCGCCGACGCCCGATGAGGGGCCACTCGAGGTGGTCGGCCAGGCCATGTGATTCACGTCGGTTTCGATCCAGATCAGCGTGGCGAGGAGGGTGATCGCGGCGCTGTGGGCGCGGGCGGTCATGTCCGAGCGCATCGCGATGGCTCTCCATTGCTCGGGCTTGTCGAAGCACCGTTGGACGCCGG contains:
- a CDS encoding PadR family transcriptional regulator; translation: MNETRLFVLAALAKRGPMHGHQLRRDARLDRADLWSRVRPGSLYSALHRMADEGLIRPLRTEQSGALPARTVYEITGEGHRELRALRDEAFSEVDIRPDPVDLALAVSEDLDGELLRGYVEDRLAALRARRSTLEHQLDRRWPDQTAADDLVVEHATLRIQAEIDWHEKVLAHIDKLDTAAAADRQP
- a CDS encoding AAA family ATPase; the protein is MAVSKARRPRVVMMCGPAGAGKTTYAKRLERDGWTRLSFEVEFWDRGITTMPSAEVVADVAADLKARLLRHVAAGDDVVLDFGFWFRRQRDEFRALLAPQGIVPQTVYLATSLETILSRVGDRHGRQADDWPLTEQTATEYFERFEPPTPDEGPLEVVGQAM